One region of Streptomyces sp. NBC_00442 genomic DNA includes:
- a CDS encoding cytochrome P450 produces the protein MTTAQEQRAVPDPSIVDLTDPQTFLDHDPQALWRRYREESPVHWQPVNGSRMPGFWAITKYADVVDIYRNNKEFTSERGNVLVTLLQGEDSASRKMLAVTDGPRHREIRNLMLKSFSPRVLEPVVAGIHRRTRELVEQALRLGSLDFVTDVADHIPINTIGDLMDIPAGDRERLVEWNTQTLSRHSSEDSALDEVMARNEILLYFSELAAKRRRNPGEDVISALATATVDGKPLSEDEIVFNCYSLILGGDESSRMSSIGGLIAFSEHPEQWRRLKSGEVGADSATEEVMRWTTPAMHFGRRALVDVPVRGQVVKAGDVVTLWNSSANFDEDVFADPYAFDIARTPNKHVAFGHGPHFCLGAFLGRVHVNAMVEALRTRVARIELTGPPQRLYSNFVYGYSGLPVELTPEPAV, from the coding sequence ATGACCACTGCTCAGGAGCAGCGCGCCGTACCGGATCCGAGCATTGTCGACCTCACCGACCCGCAGACCTTCCTCGACCACGACCCGCAGGCCCTGTGGCGCCGCTACCGCGAGGAGAGCCCGGTCCACTGGCAGCCGGTGAACGGCAGCCGCATGCCCGGGTTCTGGGCGATCACCAAGTACGCCGACGTGGTGGACATCTACCGCAACAACAAGGAGTTCACCTCCGAGCGCGGCAACGTCCTGGTGACGCTGTTGCAGGGCGAGGACTCCGCGTCGCGCAAGATGCTGGCCGTCACGGACGGCCCGCGGCACCGCGAGATCCGCAATCTGATGCTCAAGTCGTTCTCGCCCCGGGTCCTGGAACCCGTGGTCGCGGGCATCCACCGCCGCACCCGCGAACTGGTCGAACAGGCCCTGCGGCTGGGCTCGTTGGACTTCGTGACCGATGTCGCCGACCACATCCCGATCAACACGATCGGCGACCTCATGGACATCCCGGCCGGCGACCGGGAGCGGCTGGTGGAGTGGAACACCCAGACGCTGTCGCGGCACAGCTCCGAGGACAGCGCGCTCGACGAGGTGATGGCCCGCAACGAGATCCTGCTGTACTTCTCCGAGCTCGCCGCCAAGCGGCGCAGGAACCCCGGTGAGGACGTCATCTCGGCACTGGCCACGGCCACCGTGGACGGCAAGCCGCTCTCCGAGGACGAGATCGTCTTCAACTGCTACAGCCTCATCCTGGGCGGCGACGAGTCGAGCCGCATGTCGTCCATCGGCGGTCTCATCGCCTTCAGCGAGCACCCCGAGCAGTGGCGCAGGCTGAAGTCGGGCGAGGTGGGCGCGGACAGCGCCACCGAGGAGGTGATGCGCTGGACCACCCCCGCCATGCACTTCGGGCGCCGGGCCCTGGTGGACGTCCCGGTCCGCGGCCAGGTGGTCAAGGCCGGTGACGTGGTGACGCTGTGGAACAGCTCGGCCAACTTCGACGAGGACGTCTTCGCCGATCCGTACGCCTTCGACATCGCGCGCACCCCCAACAAGCACGTGGCGTTCGGGCACGGCCCGCACTTCTGCCTCGGCGCCTTCCTCGGCCGCGTGCACGTGAACGCGATGGTCGAGGCCCTGCGCACCCGGGTCGCCCGCATCGAACTCACGGGCCCGCCGCAGCGGTTGTACTCCAACTTCGTGTACGGCTACAGCGGCCTGCCCGTCGAGCTCACCCCGGAACCGGCCGTCTGA
- a CDS encoding ATP-binding cassette domain-containing protein, protein MAIQADGLRKRYKQHEALSGVDLAVPSGTVFGLLGPNGAGKTTTVRMLATLNEPDGGRAEVAGFDVVRQPHEVRRRIGLAGQYAAVDELLTGRENLVLIGRLLHLGGRAARERATRLLARFDLTDAADRPAHTYSGGMRRRLDLAVCLVTTPSVLFLDEPTTGLDPVSRMALWTAVRELVTDGVTVLLTTQYLDEADALADRIAVVDAGRVIAEGTPDELKRKVGDERLEVEVARPDEVSAAVRALRRTSADEPSVDLERRLVSIALGDGMTGIANAATALREEGVEVVDFALRRPTLDDVFVTLTGQSA, encoded by the coding sequence ATGGCGATTCAGGCGGATGGGCTGCGCAAGCGGTACAAGCAGCACGAGGCGCTCAGCGGTGTCGACCTCGCGGTCCCCAGCGGCACGGTGTTCGGCCTGCTCGGCCCCAACGGGGCCGGCAAGACGACCACGGTACGCATGCTGGCGACCCTCAACGAGCCGGACGGCGGCCGCGCCGAGGTGGCGGGGTTCGACGTGGTGCGCCAGCCGCACGAGGTGCGGCGGCGGATCGGTCTCGCCGGCCAGTACGCGGCGGTGGACGAGCTCCTGACCGGGCGGGAGAACCTCGTCCTCATCGGCAGGCTGCTGCACCTGGGCGGGCGGGCGGCACGCGAGCGCGCCACCCGCCTGCTGGCCCGGTTCGACCTCACCGATGCGGCGGACCGTCCCGCCCACACCTACTCGGGCGGCATGCGCCGGCGCCTCGACCTGGCGGTCTGCCTGGTCACGACGCCGTCGGTGCTCTTCCTCGACGAGCCCACCACGGGCCTGGACCCGGTCAGCCGGATGGCGCTGTGGACCGCGGTCCGCGAGCTCGTGACGGACGGCGTGACCGTCCTGCTGACCACGCAGTACCTGGACGAGGCCGACGCCCTCGCCGACCGGATCGCCGTGGTCGACGCGGGCCGGGTCATCGCCGAGGGCACCCCGGACGAGCTGAAGCGGAAGGTCGGCGACGAGCGCCTCGAAGTCGAGGTCGCGCGCCCGGACGAGGTGTCCGCCGCGGTCAGGGCGCTGCGCCGCACATCGGCGGACGAACCCTCCGTCGACCTGGAGCGGCGCCTGGTCTCCATCGCGCTCGGCGACGGGATGACCGGCATCGCCAACGCGGCCACCGCACTACGGGAAGAGGGCGTGGAGGTGGTCGATTTCGCGTTGCGCAGGCCGACGCTCGACGACGTCTTCGTAACGCTCACCGGCCAGTCGGCCTGA
- a CDS encoding ABC transporter permease: MSTLTNPATAGLGAELPSAPGGLRSALAEMFAITGRRLLHLRRAPGRVLGVAMSPLVSMVMVGYLFRDAIALPAGGDYGEYVFAGGAVQVALACVGPTAVSVAMDLKGGLVDRFRSLPISRSAVLFAHTFADLLVGLLGLVVVTGAGLALGWRPHTDALSVLAGFGLIVVLTYVMLWLGVLFAMTMGSVETINVWTPFIVIVLPFVSSAFLSPDSMPSLVRPLAEWNPISAVIASCRDLWGNPATTGDSFPAQHPGVVIVVTLGVLFAACFTVSLRRYRTAGS, encoded by the coding sequence ATGAGCACCCTCACCAACCCCGCCACGGCGGGCCTCGGAGCGGAGCTGCCGAGCGCCCCCGGCGGTCTGCGCTCGGCCCTGGCCGAGATGTTCGCCATCACCGGCCGGCGGCTGCTGCACCTGCGCCGCGCGCCCGGCCGGGTCCTCGGCGTCGCGATGAGCCCGCTGGTGTCGATGGTCATGGTCGGCTACCTCTTCCGGGACGCCATCGCGCTGCCGGCGGGCGGCGACTACGGCGAGTACGTCTTCGCCGGCGGCGCGGTCCAGGTGGCGCTCGCCTGCGTCGGACCGACCGCGGTGTCGGTGGCGATGGACCTCAAGGGGGGCCTGGTCGACCGGTTCAGGTCGCTGCCCATCAGCCGCTCCGCGGTGCTGTTCGCCCACACCTTCGCCGACCTCCTGGTGGGTCTGCTCGGGCTGGTCGTGGTCACCGGCGCGGGCCTCGCGCTCGGCTGGCGGCCGCACACCGACGCCCTTTCGGTGCTCGCCGGGTTCGGTCTGATCGTGGTCCTGACGTACGTGATGCTGTGGCTCGGCGTGCTGTTCGCGATGACGATGGGCAGCGTCGAGACGATCAACGTGTGGACGCCCTTCATCGTGATCGTGCTGCCGTTCGTCTCCAGCGCCTTCCTCTCCCCCGACTCCATGCCCTCCCTGGTCCGCCCGCTCGCCGAGTGGAACCCGATCAGCGCGGTCATCGCGTCCTGCCGCGACCTGTGGGGCAACCCCGCCACGACCGGTGACAGCTTTCCCGCCCAGCATCCCGGGGTGGTGATCGTGGTGACCCTCGGCGTGCTGTTCGCGGCCTGTTTCACCGTGAGTCTGCGCCGCTACCGCACCGCTGGTTCCTGA
- a CDS encoding MbtH family protein, with product MSNPFDDQDGTFLVLVNDEGQHSLWPAFAEQPAGWTVALAEGPRDAALAFIEEHWTDMRPRSLREAAEARVS from the coding sequence GTGTCGAATCCTTTTGATGACCAGGACGGAACTTTTCTCGTACTGGTGAACGACGAAGGCCAGCACTCCCTCTGGCCCGCCTTCGCCGAGCAGCCCGCCGGCTGGACCGTGGCGCTCGCCGAGGGCCCCCGCGACGCCGCCCTCGCCTTCATCGAGGAGCACTGGACCGATATGCGCCCGCGCAGCCTGCGCGAGGCCGCCGAAGCCCGGGTTTCTTGA